One window from the genome of Streptomyces sp. NBC_00708 encodes:
- a CDS encoding ADP-ribosylglycohydrolase family protein, which translates to MTTIRTKGAATGALTGLALGDALGFPTEFNDVPSILAKCGPWREMELPTPAFVTDDTQMTLALGRGIRTAMDGGPLSPERMAGPVRAEFVAWYHSPDNNRAPGRTCLEACELLDGDRVWQEASRTGSKGCGANMRVAPVGLVPGLSEEQRAGAAQLQSALTHGHPTALAASDLTARAVYLLAQGADPLGLIGRLRSYAYENRDRYLTRWLGDLWRHTHDASPEAFIARGWDDCLAALDTVRDALRNPSPETDPCEATGDGWIAEEALATALHCFLLFPDEPVTALRRAACTRGDSDSIASLTGALSGAHLGASAWPAAWSDRIEYRSDLLSLAALWDA; encoded by the coding sequence ATGACCACGATCCGTACGAAGGGCGCCGCGACCGGCGCGCTGACCGGCCTCGCGCTCGGCGACGCGCTGGGGTTCCCCACCGAGTTCAACGATGTGCCGTCGATCCTCGCGAAGTGCGGCCCCTGGCGGGAGATGGAGCTGCCCACGCCCGCCTTCGTCACCGACGACACCCAGATGACCCTGGCCCTGGGCCGGGGCATCCGCACCGCCATGGACGGCGGGCCGCTCTCCCCCGAGCGGATGGCGGGCCCGGTGCGCGCCGAGTTCGTCGCCTGGTACCACTCGCCCGACAACAACCGCGCCCCCGGCCGCACCTGCCTGGAGGCCTGCGAACTCCTCGACGGCGACCGCGTCTGGCAGGAGGCGAGCCGGACCGGCTCCAAGGGCTGCGGCGCCAACATGCGCGTCGCGCCCGTCGGCCTGGTGCCCGGCCTCAGCGAGGAACAGCGCGCCGGGGCGGCCCAGCTCCAGTCCGCCCTCACCCACGGCCACCCGACGGCCCTGGCCGCCTCCGACCTGACGGCCCGCGCGGTGTACCTGCTCGCCCAGGGCGCCGACCCCCTCGGCCTGATCGGCCGGCTGCGCTCCTACGCGTACGAGAACCGCGACCGCTACCTCACCCGGTGGCTCGGGGACCTGTGGCGCCACACGCACGACGCCTCGCCCGAGGCGTTCATCGCCCGGGGCTGGGACGACTGCCTCGCCGCGCTGGACACGGTGCGGGACGCCCTGCGGAACCCGTCCCCGGAGACCGATCCCTGCGAGGCGACCGGCGACGGCTGGATCGCCGAGGAGGCCCTCGCCACCGCCCTGCACTGCTTCCTGCTCTTCCCGGACGAACCCGTCACCGCCCTGCGCCGGGCCGCCTGCACCCGGGGCGACTCCGACTCGATCGCCTCCCTGACCGGCGCACTGTCCGGCGCCCACCTGGGCGCCTCGGCCTGGCCCGCCGCATGGTCGGACCGGATCGAGTACCGGAGCGACCTGCTGTCGCTGGCGGCGCTCTGGGACGCGTGA
- a CDS encoding NUDIX hydrolase, translated as MSAAAPEGYDPRAFEPFAVTVDLAVFTVRDSRLHVLLVERGEEPYKGHWALPGGFLLPRESAGAAARRELAEETGLSDATVSGLHLEQLRTYSDPDRDPRMRVVSVAHTALVPDLPEPRGGGDAAGARWWDAARTGTLAFDHDRILADARDRVGAKLEYTCLATAFCPPHFTLGELQQVYETVWGVDLDRPNFRRKVLATPGFVEPAEGAPRRTGGRGKPAALYRAGDATALHPPLLRPEGRQA; from the coding sequence ATGAGCGCCGCCGCCCCCGAGGGCTACGACCCGCGTGCCTTCGAGCCGTTCGCGGTCACCGTCGACCTGGCCGTGTTCACGGTCCGCGACTCCCGGCTGCACGTTCTGCTCGTCGAACGCGGCGAGGAACCGTACAAGGGCCACTGGGCTCTGCCGGGCGGTTTCCTGCTGCCCCGCGAGTCCGCCGGGGCCGCCGCCCGCCGCGAACTGGCCGAGGAGACGGGGCTGAGCGACGCCACCGTCTCGGGTCTCCACCTGGAGCAGCTGCGCACCTACAGCGACCCGGACCGCGACCCCAGGATGCGCGTCGTCTCCGTCGCCCACACCGCCCTCGTCCCCGACCTGCCCGAGCCGCGCGGCGGCGGCGACGCGGCGGGCGCCCGCTGGTGGGACGCCGCCCGGACCGGCACCCTCGCCTTCGACCACGACCGCATCCTCGCCGACGCCCGCGACCGGGTCGGCGCCAAGCTCGAATACACCTGCCTGGCCACCGCGTTCTGCCCGCCGCACTTCACCCTGGGCGAGCTGCAACAGGTCTACGAGACGGTCTGGGGCGTCGATCTCGACCGCCCCAACTTCCGCCGCAAGGTCCTCGCGACCCCGGGCTTCGTCGAGCCCGCCGAAGGCGCCCCCCGCCGCACCGGCGGCCGGGGCAAACCCGCCGCCCTGTACCGCGCGGGCGACGCCACCGCACTGCACCCTCCGCTGCTGCGACCCGAAGGACGACAGGCATGA
- a CDS encoding AAA family ATPase produces MKRYPHGLVLGKFYPPHAGHHHLVRTAAARCERLTVLVCAASVESVPLADRVDWMRQAHPDATVVGAVDDTRMDLHDPAIWDAHMAVFTGAVPDRVDAVFTSESYGDELARRFGAESVCVDPGRTAYPVSGTAVRADPAGCWGFLEAPVRAALARRVVVLGAESTGTTTLARALAAHYRQRGGVWAHTGYVAEYGREFSERKLAELRERWPRAQWEDVTLFTHDFPHIAETQNAREEEAARTGSPVLVCDTDSFATTVWHERYAGGRNPLVERIADRAAHHLWLLTDHEGVAFEDDGLRDGEELRPWMTDRFRAELTRTGRPFIELTGSREVRLARAVEAVDALLAEGWDFAAPLPEHR; encoded by the coding sequence ATGAAGCGCTATCCGCACGGACTCGTGCTCGGCAAGTTCTACCCGCCGCACGCCGGCCACCACCACCTCGTCCGCACCGCCGCCGCCCGCTGCGAACGGCTGACCGTCCTGGTCTGCGCCGCCTCGGTGGAGTCCGTCCCGCTCGCCGACCGGGTCGACTGGATGCGGCAGGCGCACCCGGATGCGACGGTGGTGGGCGCGGTGGACGACACGCGCATGGACCTCCACGACCCGGCGATCTGGGACGCCCACATGGCGGTCTTCACGGGGGCGGTGCCCGACCGCGTGGACGCCGTCTTCACCTCGGAGTCGTACGGGGACGAGCTGGCCCGCCGCTTCGGCGCCGAGTCCGTCTGCGTCGACCCCGGCCGCACCGCGTACCCGGTCTCCGGCACCGCCGTCCGCGCGGACCCGGCCGGCTGCTGGGGCTTCCTCGAAGCGCCGGTCCGGGCGGCGCTCGCCCGCCGCGTCGTCGTCCTCGGCGCGGAGTCCACCGGCACCACCACGCTGGCCCGCGCGCTCGCCGCGCACTACCGGCAGCGCGGCGGCGTCTGGGCGCACACGGGGTACGTGGCCGAGTACGGGCGCGAGTTCAGCGAACGGAAGCTGGCCGAGCTGCGCGAACGGTGGCCCCGGGCCCAGTGGGAGGACGTCACCCTCTTCACCCACGACTTCCCGCACATCGCCGAGACGCAGAACGCCCGCGAGGAGGAGGCCGCCCGCACCGGCTCCCCGGTGCTCGTCTGCGACACGGACTCCTTCGCCACCACCGTCTGGCACGAGCGGTATGCCGGAGGCCGCAACCCCCTCGTCGAGCGCATCGCCGACCGGGCCGCCCACCACCTGTGGCTGCTCACCGACCACGAGGGCGTCGCCTTCGAGGACGACGGGCTGCGCGACGGCGAGGAGCTGCGGCCCTGGATGACCGACCGGTTCCGGGCCGAACTCACCCGCACCGGCAGGCCGTTCATCGAACTGACCGGCAGCCGTGAGGTGCGCCTCGCCCGCGCGGTGGAGGCCGTCGACGCGCTGCTCGCCGAGGGCTGGGACTTCGCCGCACCCCTCCCGGAGCACCGATGA
- the pnuC gene encoding nicotinamide riboside transporter PnuC, with translation MSLADILDPLQQPLVTVLDTPVSWTEVLGFGSGALCVWLVARQHLANWPIGIANNVFFILLFTQSGLYADAGLQIVFIALAVYGWWTWTHGGGPGTDGLPVRRTTRTEWAWLLAAGVVGTGALTVLLDRATDSTVPFWDALTTALSLAATYGQCRKLVESWWLWIAADLVYIPLYAYKELYLTSLLYVGFLTLCLTGLRNWRRDLTAADPRRPSKALA, from the coding sequence GTGAGTCTCGCGGACATACTCGATCCCCTGCAGCAACCCCTGGTGACGGTCCTGGACACCCCGGTCAGCTGGACCGAGGTGCTGGGCTTCGGCAGCGGGGCGCTCTGCGTCTGGCTCGTGGCCCGCCAGCACCTCGCCAACTGGCCGATCGGCATCGCCAACAACGTCTTCTTCATCCTGCTGTTCACCCAGTCCGGCCTGTACGCCGACGCCGGACTCCAGATCGTCTTCATCGCCCTCGCCGTGTACGGCTGGTGGACCTGGACCCACGGGGGTGGACCAGGGACCGACGGGCTGCCGGTGCGGCGCACCACGCGCACCGAGTGGGCCTGGCTGCTCGCGGCGGGGGTGGTGGGGACCGGCGCGCTGACCGTGCTGCTCGACCGGGCGACCGACTCGACCGTGCCGTTCTGGGACGCGCTGACCACCGCGCTGTCCCTCGCGGCGACCTACGGGCAGTGCCGCAAGCTCGTCGAGTCCTGGTGGCTGTGGATCGCCGCCGACCTCGTGTACATCCCGCTGTACGCGTACAAGGAGCTGTACCTGACCTCGCTGCTGTACGTCGGCTTCCTGACGCTGTGCCTGACCGGCCTGCGCAACTGGCGCCGCGACCTGACCGCAGCCGACCCGCGACGACCTTCGAAGGCCCTGGCATGA